From Streptomyces sp. NBC_00370, a single genomic window includes:
- a CDS encoding thiamine pyrophosphate-binding protein, whose translation MIIGQQVAETLHGLGLRRVYGLPGEDHMALLDSFAAVGLEYCTAFNESSAVIMAATDAQLTGLPGVVVLSLAPGVSNGVNGLLNTYLEEVPLLLISGQHPAGRLPFVVRQGFNIEQLVTPSTKWQAKLTADMDVPAVIGRAVDEAMTGRQGPVYLEIPDAVATAESTADDAAAALAVSRLRAHWTAASRPSGAPADGAALEGLAARLDRAERPALVLGGRHRRVSPETVAAFAEAFRIPVFTTSRQKGVLHGGSPYFAGTFLNGRLEKELLDRSDLVLMIDPESFDYYNKAWCFGAEAVAITDSLFTEWGNPFAEQYVVDPEPVLTALLARGGGASRWTPADVAAYRFTLRASLLPTGSAGLSVAHAVDAALDAWPADGYLVADAGFSKPLIAMLSEPTVPDHYLASNALSTMGYSIPAAVAARRAGARPVLSFLGDGSLLMRATELMVSAQDGAPAVFVAIIDRALTQIEVKQERRKLTPVGVKLPSFSCAKLADAFGIEGLDVDNADDLRAAVAKGIQGDRPVLIGAHVDPAPSRVLFELLRG comes from the coding sequence GTGATCATCGGTCAGCAAGTAGCAGAGACGCTCCACGGCCTGGGGCTGCGGCGCGTGTACGGCCTGCCGGGCGAGGACCACATGGCCCTGCTCGACTCCTTCGCCGCCGTGGGTCTTGAGTACTGCACCGCGTTCAACGAGTCGTCCGCCGTCATCATGGCCGCGACCGACGCCCAGCTGACCGGGCTGCCGGGCGTCGTCGTCCTCTCGCTGGCGCCCGGTGTGAGCAACGGCGTCAACGGCCTGCTCAACACCTATCTCGAAGAGGTCCCGCTGCTGCTGATCTCGGGCCAGCACCCGGCGGGCCGGCTGCCGTTCGTCGTCCGGCAGGGCTTCAACATCGAGCAGTTGGTGACGCCCTCGACCAAGTGGCAGGCGAAGCTCACCGCCGACATGGACGTGCCCGCCGTGATCGGCCGGGCGGTCGACGAGGCCATGACCGGCCGGCAGGGCCCGGTGTATCTGGAGATACCCGACGCCGTCGCCACGGCCGAGTCCACGGCCGACGACGCGGCGGCCGCGCTCGCCGTCTCCCGGCTGCGGGCGCACTGGACAGCGGCGAGCCGGCCGTCCGGCGCCCCCGCCGACGGCGCGGCGCTCGAAGGACTCGCCGCACGGCTCGATCGCGCCGAGCGACCCGCCCTGGTCCTCGGCGGCAGGCACCGCCGGGTCAGCCCCGAGACGGTGGCGGCCTTCGCGGAAGCCTTCCGGATTCCGGTGTTCACCACCTCCCGGCAGAAGGGTGTCCTGCACGGCGGCTCGCCGTACTTCGCGGGCACCTTCCTCAACGGACGGCTGGAGAAGGAACTCCTCGACCGAAGCGACCTGGTGCTGATGATCGACCCGGAGTCCTTCGACTACTACAACAAGGCGTGGTGCTTCGGCGCCGAAGCCGTCGCGATCACCGACTCCCTCTTCACCGAGTGGGGCAACCCCTTCGCCGAGCAGTACGTCGTCGACCCCGAACCGGTACTGACCGCGCTGCTCGCGCGCGGCGGCGGCGCCTCGCGGTGGACTCCGGCCGACGTCGCCGCGTACCGCTTCACCCTGCGCGCCAGTCTGCTGCCCACGGGCTCCGCCGGTCTGTCGGTCGCGCACGCGGTCGACGCCGCGCTGGACGCCTGGCCCGCTGACGGTTATCTCGTCGCCGACGCGGGATTCAGCAAGCCGCTGATCGCCATGCTGAGCGAGCCGACCGTGCCCGACCACTACCTGGCCTCCAACGCCCTCTCCACGATGGGGTATTCGATCCCGGCGGCGGTGGCGGCCCGCAGGGCGGGCGCCCGGCCCGTGCTGTCCTTCCTCGGCGACGGCTCGCTGCTCATGCGAGCCACCGAACTGATGGTGTCGGCGCAGGACGGCGCGCCCGCGGTCTTCGTCGCGATCATCGACCGCGCGCTGACCCAGATCGAGGTGAAGCAGGAGCGGCGGAAGCTGACACCGGTCGGGGTGAAGCTCCCGTCGTTCTCCTGCGCCAAGCTCGCCGACGCCTTCGGCATCGAAGGGCTCGACGTCGACAACGCCGACGATCTGCGCGCCGCCGTCGCCAA
- a CDS encoding MFS transporter, with protein MTSAFRALRTRNYRLWVSGTVLSNTGTWMQRTAQDWLVLTVLTHHSGLAAGITTGLQFAPLLLLSAHAGVLADRFPKRRVLMCTQTVMGLSALTLGLLVVTGAVELWEVFVCAFGLGLAAAFDNPARQAFASEVVARQDVTSAIGMNSASMNIARLIGPGVAGVLIADFGTGPAFLINAGSFVAVLTALIRMRPAEMFLGERLPRGRGQVREGVRYLRSRPDLLLIFFIAGMVGTFGLNFQITNALMATGAFHRGAREYGLLGSVMAIGSLSAALLAGRRERPRLRLLIFAGLAFGTCMTAGALMPSYPLYAVMLVPIGLCSITLMNSCNTAVQMSTPRHMRGRVIALYVIVFQGTTPLGAPIVGWLGSTFGARWSVLVGGFAALLAIGVAMAVLARRPAIGARFAAALREESDGDADRGGAVAEREPER; from the coding sequence GTGACCTCGGCCTTCCGGGCGCTGCGCACCCGCAACTACCGCCTGTGGGTCTCCGGGACCGTCCTGTCCAACACCGGCACGTGGATGCAGCGCACGGCGCAGGACTGGCTGGTGCTGACCGTGCTGACGCATCACTCGGGGCTCGCGGCCGGCATCACCACCGGGCTCCAGTTCGCGCCGCTGCTGCTGCTCTCGGCGCACGCCGGGGTGCTGGCCGACCGGTTCCCCAAGCGCCGGGTGCTGATGTGCACCCAGACGGTCATGGGGCTGAGCGCGCTCACCCTCGGCCTGCTGGTGGTGACCGGCGCCGTCGAGCTGTGGGAAGTGTTCGTCTGCGCCTTCGGGCTCGGGCTCGCCGCCGCCTTCGACAACCCGGCGCGCCAGGCGTTCGCCTCCGAGGTGGTCGCCCGGCAGGACGTCACGAGCGCCATCGGCATGAACAGCGCGTCCATGAACATCGCCCGGCTGATCGGCCCCGGCGTCGCGGGCGTGCTGATCGCCGACTTCGGCACGGGGCCCGCCTTCCTGATCAACGCGGGCAGTTTCGTCGCCGTACTGACCGCGCTGATCCGGATGCGGCCCGCCGAGATGTTCCTGGGCGAGCGGCTGCCGCGCGGCCGTGGTCAGGTGCGGGAGGGGGTGCGCTATCTGCGCTCACGGCCCGACCTGCTGCTGATCTTCTTCATCGCCGGGATGGTCGGCACGTTCGGCCTCAACTTCCAGATCACCAACGCCCTGATGGCCACCGGGGCCTTCCACCGGGGTGCGCGGGAGTACGGGCTGCTCGGCTCCGTGATGGCGATCGGTTCGCTGAGCGCCGCGCTGCTGGCGGGCCGCCGTGAGCGGCCACGGCTGCGACTGCTGATCTTCGCGGGGCTCGCCTTCGGCACGTGCATGACGGCGGGGGCGCTGATGCCCAGCTATCCGCTCTACGCGGTCATGCTCGTCCCCATCGGGCTCTGCTCGATCACGCTCATGAACAGCTGCAACACCGCCGTGCAGATGTCGACCCCGCGGCACATGCGCGGCCGGGTCATCGCGCTGTACGTCATCGTCTTCCAGGGCACGACCCCCCTCGGCGCGCCGATCGTGGGGTGGCTGGGCAGCACCTTCGGGGCGCGCTGGTCGGTGCTGGTCGGCGGCTTCGCCGCGCTGCTCGCCATCGGGGTCGCGATGGCGGTACTGGCCCGCCGCCCCGCCATCGGAGCCCGCTTCGCCGCCGCGCTGCGCGAGGAGTCGGACGGCGACGCGGACCGCGGCGGCGCCGTGGCCGAGCGCGAGCCCGAGCGCTGA
- a CDS encoding MmgE/PrpD family protein, translated as MSPADHALSAGHSLTAGVAGLVHDTTDQDIPPEAREAARRALLDTVGVALAGSGEECVRILRDVLAPDTPPDGGATLLGSGRCGSALDAAQLNATAAHALDFDDTHAAIRGHPSATIVPAALAAAELVGAGGAELITAYVLGLEAAARVGASLGPSHARQGFHSTATLGVLGAAAASARLLRLGPARTATALGIAASSAAGLRLNFGYMTKPLHAGNAARAGLLAALLARRGFTATPSVLDGERGFTAVFSPGDGDPAAIGSPRATGGWQVLDPGIAVKKYPCCNRGHRAADAILTLVRRHGFGAADVDRIEVRMPAGEVDAAGRVGPMTYPAPVTGLQAKFSMQYVLAAAVLDGGLGIDAFTDGQVARPRARRLLARVRPVADPDRPAADPELNYVEVVVRLVDGPELTERVHFSRGDPRGGLPLSAADLAEKYRDCAGTVLPAGQVARSLELFGVLDGLPDVRPLTGLLGGSL; from the coding sequence ATGAGCCCCGCCGACCATGCCCTGTCCGCCGGTCACTCACTGACGGCCGGTGTCGCCGGCCTCGTCCACGACACCACGGACCAGGACATCCCGCCCGAGGCCAGGGAGGCGGCGCGGCGGGCGCTGCTCGACACCGTCGGTGTCGCGCTGGCCGGCAGCGGCGAGGAGTGCGTACGGATCCTGCGCGACGTACTCGCCCCGGACACCCCGCCCGACGGCGGTGCCACCCTGCTCGGTTCGGGCCGGTGCGGCAGCGCGCTCGACGCGGCGCAGCTCAACGCGACGGCGGCGCACGCCCTGGACTTCGACGACACGCACGCCGCGATCCGTGGTCATCCGTCGGCGACGATCGTCCCCGCGGCGCTGGCGGCCGCCGAACTCGTCGGCGCCGGTGGTGCCGAGCTGATCACCGCGTATGTCCTCGGTCTCGAAGCCGCCGCCCGGGTCGGCGCCAGCCTCGGCCCCTCGCACGCCCGCCAGGGCTTCCACTCCACGGCGACCCTCGGCGTGCTCGGCGCGGCAGCGGCGAGCGCCCGGCTGCTGCGGCTCGGCCCGGCGCGGACGGCGACGGCGCTCGGCATCGCCGCTTCGAGCGCGGCGGGACTCCGGCTGAACTTCGGCTACATGACCAAGCCGCTGCACGCGGGCAACGCGGCACGCGCCGGACTGCTGGCGGCGCTGCTCGCCCGGCGCGGGTTCACCGCGACGCCGTCCGTGCTCGACGGTGAGCGCGGCTTCACCGCCGTCTTCTCGCCGGGCGACGGCGACCCGGCCGCCATCGGGAGCCCGCGCGCCACCGGCGGCTGGCAGGTGCTCGACCCCGGTATCGCGGTGAAGAAGTACCCCTGCTGCAACCGGGGCCACCGCGCGGCCGACGCGATCCTCACCCTCGTACGCCGGCACGGCTTCGGCGCGGCGGACGTGGACCGGATCGAGGTCCGGATGCCGGCCGGTGAGGTCGACGCCGCGGGGCGGGTCGGGCCCATGACGTATCCGGCGCCGGTGACCGGGCTCCAGGCGAAGTTCAGCATGCAGTACGTGCTGGCCGCCGCCGTCCTCGACGGCGGCCTCGGCATCGATGCCTTCACCGACGGGCAGGTGGCCCGGCCGCGGGCGCGCCGGCTGCTCGCGCGGGTACGGCCCGTCGCCGACCCGGACCGGCCCGCCGCCGACCCCGAGTTGAACTACGTCGAGGTGGTGGTCCGGTTGGTGGACGGGCCCGAGCTGACCGAGCGCGTCCACTTCTCGCGCGGCGACCCGCGCGGCGGGCTCCCGCTGAGCGCGGCCGATCTCGCGGAGAAGTACCGCGACTGCGCCGGGACCGTACTGCCCGCAGGGCAGGTGGCGCGTTCGCTGGAACTCTTCGGCGTACTGGACGGACTGCCCGACGTCAGGCCGCTGACCGGCCTCCTCGGCGGCAGCCTGTGA
- a CDS encoding 3-oxoacid CoA-transferase codes for MTIDKRVASAAEAVAGIADGASLGIGGFGPSRTYAALIPALLERGTKDLRVVANSVGGNPNSIWTLLENHRIRHITVSISRGADEYIRSGEIGIELVPQGTLVERLRAGGSGIAAFYTRTGYGTKVAEGKDVRWFDGAPHLLERAISLDFAFIRADRADRYGNVSFRGVGANLNPSMAKSAKVVVVEAREVVDGWLDPDEVDLPGTFVTRVLQQAPETVPFPKQRRGGVDIDTPVRYGGKPGWTRREMGRVAAGLLPSGAYVNLGLGIPTVVSNFTEGRGVVTHAENGMLGAGPDATAADYDQDIYNAASGYVRLDPGAAFFDSLTSFEMVRGGKIDVVILGALQVDALGNLANWATADRQGGTIGGAMDLAAGDATLIVMMPHLANDGSQKLVERCTFPLTGTGCVDLVVTDLCVLRRTAGRFHLEATAPGFTAGEIADLTELTFDVPG; via the coding sequence ATGACCATCGACAAACGCGTCGCCTCGGCGGCCGAGGCCGTCGCCGGCATCGCCGACGGAGCGAGCCTCGGCATCGGCGGCTTCGGCCCGTCCCGCACCTACGCGGCGCTGATCCCGGCCCTGCTGGAGCGGGGTACGAAAGACCTGCGTGTCGTCGCCAACTCGGTCGGCGGGAACCCCAACTCGATCTGGACGCTGCTGGAGAACCACCGGATCCGGCACATCACCGTCTCCATCTCGCGCGGCGCCGACGAGTACATCCGCTCGGGGGAGATCGGCATCGAGCTGGTGCCGCAGGGCACGCTGGTGGAGCGGCTGCGGGCCGGCGGCAGCGGAATCGCCGCCTTCTACACCCGTACCGGATACGGCACGAAGGTCGCCGAGGGCAAGGACGTCCGGTGGTTCGACGGCGCACCGCACTTGCTGGAGCGGGCGATCAGCCTCGACTTCGCGTTCATCAGGGCCGACCGCGCCGACCGGTACGGCAACGTGTCCTTCCGGGGCGTCGGCGCCAACCTCAACCCGAGCATGGCCAAGAGCGCCAAGGTGGTCGTGGTCGAGGCGCGCGAGGTGGTGGACGGCTGGCTCGACCCGGACGAGGTCGACCTGCCCGGCACCTTCGTGACCCGGGTGCTCCAACAGGCCCCGGAGACGGTCCCGTTCCCGAAGCAGCGCCGGGGCGGCGTCGACATCGACACGCCTGTCCGGTACGGCGGCAAGCCCGGCTGGACCCGGCGCGAGATGGGGCGGGTGGCGGCAGGGCTGCTGCCGTCCGGCGCGTACGTCAACCTCGGTCTCGGCATCCCGACCGTCGTCTCCAACTTCACCGAGGGCCGGGGCGTCGTCACCCACGCGGAGAACGGGATGCTCGGGGCCGGGCCTGACGCCACCGCCGCCGACTACGACCAGGACATCTACAACGCGGCCAGCGGCTACGTCCGACTCGACCCGGGCGCGGCCTTCTTCGACAGCCTCACCTCGTTCGAGATGGTGCGCGGCGGGAAGATCGACGTGGTGATCCTCGGCGCCCTCCAGGTCGACGCGCTGGGCAACCTCGCCAACTGGGCGACCGCCGACCGGCAGGGCGGCACGATCGGCGGGGCGATGGACCTGGCGGCGGGCGACGCGACGCTGATCGTGATGATGCCGCACCTCGCCAACGACGGCTCCCAGAAGCTGGTCGAGCGCTGCACCTTCCCGCTGACCGGCACCGGCTGTGTCGATCTCGTCGTCACCGATCTGTGTGTGCTGCGCAGAACCGCCGGCCGTTTCCACCTCGAAGCGACCGCACCGGGCTTCACGGCGGGTGAGATCGCGGACCTCACCGAGCTGACCTTCGACGTGCCCGGATGA
- a CDS encoding Zn-ribbon domain-containing OB-fold protein encodes MTYPASEVVEEPALFAPAPEVAPELREFWDATSEGRLLLRRCTVCDEAIWYPRPVCPFCHSTRTVWEQASGRGHIYTYSVVRRGTGGYADAPYVLAYVELAEGPRVMTNIVDCDTDAVEIGQAVELVFHRTAEGTALPRFRPAR; translated from the coding sequence ATGACGTACCCGGCGAGTGAAGTCGTCGAGGAACCGGCGCTGTTCGCACCCGCGCCGGAGGTCGCGCCCGAGCTGCGGGAGTTCTGGGACGCGACGTCCGAAGGGCGGCTGCTGCTGCGCCGCTGCACCGTCTGCGACGAGGCGATCTGGTACCCGCGCCCGGTCTGCCCGTTCTGCCATTCGACCAGGACGGTGTGGGAACAGGCGTCGGGTCGCGGTCACATCTACACGTACTCGGTCGTCCGGCGCGGCACGGGCGGTTACGCCGACGCTCCGTACGTCCTCGCCTATGTCGAACTCGCCGAAGGGCCAAGGGTGATGACGAACATCGTGGACTGCGACACCGACGCGGTCGAGATCGGCCAGGCCGTCGAACTCGTCTTCCACCGCACGGCGGAGGGTACGGCCCTGCCGCGCTTCCGCCCGGCGAGGTGA
- a CDS encoding thiolase domain-containing protein — MSIKRKAFIVGAYEHPGRRLPDTSVPQIHAEVALGAVADAGLTLDDVDGLFTGRDTPGAGGLSLADYLGLRNLTYLDSTESGGASPLYHVGHAAAAIAMGKCSVALVTLAGKARSGAGGGAAPPEDPFELIFGARPPLASYALAARRHMYEFGTTSAQLAEVKVAASLHAQHNPNAFLRKRLTVDDVLNSPLVSDPLHRGDCCVVTDGGGAIVLVSPEIARDLPRRSVAVLGHGEAAKHSDGGKVDVTYTGAASAGPRAFAEAGVTPADIDYASLYDSFTIAVVEQLEDLGFCAKGEGGAFVQDGGLVAPFGKLPFNTDGGGLANNHPTNRGGITKIIEAVRQLREEANAPVQVPDCALALVSGIGGDLAARMRSAVLVLGRQDA, encoded by the coding sequence GTGAGCATCAAACGCAAGGCGTTCATCGTCGGGGCCTACGAGCACCCCGGGCGCCGACTGCCGGACACGTCCGTGCCGCAGATCCACGCGGAGGTGGCGCTCGGCGCCGTCGCCGACGCGGGGCTGACCCTGGACGACGTGGACGGTCTGTTCACCGGCCGGGACACCCCCGGCGCCGGCGGCCTGTCCCTGGCCGACTACCTCGGCCTGCGGAACCTGACCTATCTGGACTCCACGGAGAGCGGCGGCGCATCCCCGCTCTACCACGTGGGCCACGCGGCGGCGGCCATCGCGATGGGCAAGTGCAGCGTCGCGCTGGTGACGCTGGCGGGCAAGGCCCGCAGCGGCGCCGGCGGCGGGGCGGCCCCACCCGAGGACCCGTTCGAGCTGATCTTCGGCGCCCGGCCGCCCCTGGCCAGTTACGCGCTCGCCGCGCGCCGCCACATGTACGAATTCGGCACGACCAGCGCGCAGCTGGCGGAGGTCAAGGTCGCCGCGTCGCTGCACGCCCAGCACAACCCGAACGCCTTCCTGCGCAAGCGGCTCACGGTTGATGACGTGCTCAACTCGCCGCTGGTGAGCGACCCGTTGCACCGGGGGGACTGCTGTGTCGTCACCGACGGCGGCGGCGCGATCGTGCTCGTCTCCCCGGAGATCGCCCGGGACCTGCCGCGCCGCTCGGTCGCCGTACTCGGCCACGGCGAGGCGGCCAAGCACAGCGACGGCGGGAAGGTCGACGTCACCTACACCGGCGCCGCTTCCGCCGGGCCACGGGCCTTCGCCGAGGCGGGCGTGACACCCGCCGACATCGACTACGCGTCGCTGTACGACTCGTTCACCATCGCCGTCGTCGAGCAGCTGGAAGACCTCGGCTTCTGCGCCAAGGGGGAGGGCGGCGCCTTCGTCCAGGACGGCGGTCTCGTCGCACCCTTCGGGAAGCTGCCGTTCAACACCGACGGCGGCGGCCTCGCCAACAACCACCCCACCAACCGGGGCGGCATCACCAAAATCATCGAAGCCGTACGGCAGTTGCGCGAGGAGGCCAACGCCCCTGTGCAGGTTCCCGACTGCGCACTGGCCCTCGTCAGCGGCATCGGCGGCGACCTGGCAGCGCGGATGCGCAGCGCCGTACTCGTGCTCGGAAGGCAGGACGCATGA
- a CDS encoding LLM class flavin-dependent oxidoreductase: MRITVRISAPPTERDGQFDASAFTERVERADGYGFDRISVGDTQLNNLECFSALGLAATRTKRALLGPGVTNAVTRDVGVMANALASLDVISGGRAFCLIARGDGAVRNAGLKPATVAEMREYFLALRDLLHTGRADFGDRHVRLPWAGKLGHKVPLYLVAEGPRMLRMAGEIADGVFVGSGLTPEVVRETLDTIHAGARSAGRDPAELDIWWDTRSGIALTHEDALYRAKESLASVGNHAFRAGFEGKHVPAELYPQLRLYQQRFDYSEKGTSAQNGPLMDELGLTEYFTERFGVVGTPEEVVRRLRELQAMGVTQISMASHNRGLKGVPDSVELLGEHVLPALV; encoded by the coding sequence ATGCGCATCACCGTACGGATATCGGCGCCGCCCACCGAGCGGGACGGGCAGTTCGACGCGTCCGCGTTCACCGAGCGCGTCGAGCGCGCCGACGGCTACGGCTTCGACCGTATCTCCGTCGGCGACACCCAGCTGAACAACCTGGAGTGCTTCTCGGCGCTCGGTCTCGCCGCCACGCGTACGAAGCGGGCGCTGCTCGGCCCCGGCGTTACCAACGCCGTCACCCGCGACGTCGGGGTGATGGCGAACGCGCTGGCCAGCCTCGACGTGATCAGCGGCGGCCGGGCGTTCTGCCTGATCGCGCGGGGCGACGGCGCGGTACGCAACGCCGGGCTGAAGCCCGCGACGGTCGCCGAGATGCGGGAGTACTTCCTGGCCCTGCGCGACCTGCTGCACACCGGCAGGGCCGACTTCGGCGACCGGCACGTGCGGCTGCCGTGGGCGGGCAAGCTCGGCCACAAGGTGCCGCTCTACCTCGTCGCGGAGGGGCCGCGGATGCTGCGGATGGCGGGCGAGATCGCCGACGGGGTCTTCGTCGGCTCGGGCCTGACCCCCGAGGTGGTGCGCGAGACGCTCGACACCATCCACGCCGGCGCCAGGTCGGCGGGGCGCGACCCCGCCGAGCTCGACATCTGGTGGGACACCCGCAGCGGTATCGCGCTGACCCACGAGGACGCGCTGTACCGCGCCAAGGAGAGCCTGGCGTCCGTCGGCAACCACGCGTTCCGCGCCGGTTTCGAAGGCAAGCACGTCCCGGCGGAGCTGTATCCCCAACTCCGGCTCTACCAGCAGCGCTTCGACTACTCGGAGAAGGGGACATCGGCGCAGAACGGCCCGCTGATGGACGAGCTGGGGCTGACCGAGTACTTCACCGAGCGGTTCGGCGTCGTCGGCACACCCGAGGAAGTGGTGCGCAGGCTGCGGGAGTTGCAGGCCATGGGAGTGACCCAGATCAGCATGGCCAGCCACAACAGAGGGCTCAAGGGCGTACCGGACAGCGTCGAGCTGCTGGGCGAACACGTGCTGCCCGCCCTGGTGTGA
- a CDS encoding MmgE/PrpD family protein, whose product MDRTTGRIVDYARAFTKDDLAEPVLTSARNHLFDTIAVAIAGTKAEPARIAAKLAATSRGEPGATLIGHGHGVAPDMAAFANAVMVRTYDWNDGMQAKAGGHPSDMIPGILAAGEIAHSSGTDVLIAITLAYELLGGLGASTDRVNFDQGLFMGAATALAAGRLLGLDREQLGHAASLALTTALPLGVHRWGALSMTKGASTAFAVRNGLFSAQLARDGFTSAPDPVEGYYGLWSVTGEFEPKLPVLPGGPSVMEMAHQKTVPAESQVLGLLDLVPELRAWCPVEDIESIEITMSERATRHVADPPKYDPRTRETADHSLPYMLAVALVDGGITLDSYVPERFLDPALRPVMRKITVKASDEFSHIRSQVDGVTRAHPVRAVFRTRSGEERVEELRYHKGHFRDPMTREDIDVKFDKTCLGVVGGAQKELIRTAWWDVENAADIGEPIALLAHFEES is encoded by the coding sequence GTGGACAGGACGACCGGACGGATCGTCGACTATGCCCGCGCCTTCACCAAGGACGATCTCGCCGAACCGGTGCTGACCTCGGCGCGCAACCACCTCTTCGACACGATCGCCGTCGCCATCGCGGGGACGAAGGCCGAGCCCGCCCGGATCGCCGCCAAGCTGGCCGCCACCTCGCGCGGCGAGCCGGGGGCCACGCTCATCGGACACGGCCACGGCGTCGCACCGGACATGGCTGCCTTCGCCAACGCCGTCATGGTGCGGACGTACGACTGGAACGACGGCATGCAGGCCAAGGCGGGCGGCCATCCCAGCGACATGATCCCCGGCATCCTCGCGGCGGGCGAGATCGCCCACTCCAGCGGGACGGACGTGCTCATCGCGATCACCCTCGCCTATGAACTCCTCGGCGGGCTCGGCGCCTCGACCGACCGGGTCAACTTCGACCAGGGCCTGTTCATGGGCGCCGCCACGGCGCTCGCGGCCGGCCGGCTGCTCGGCCTCGACCGCGAACAGCTCGGCCACGCCGCTTCGCTGGCGCTGACCACGGCGCTGCCGCTCGGTGTCCACCGGTGGGGCGCGCTGTCGATGACCAAGGGCGCCTCCACCGCCTTCGCCGTACGCAACGGCTTGTTCAGCGCGCAGTTGGCGCGGGACGGCTTCACCTCGGCGCCCGACCCGGTCGAGGGGTACTACGGACTCTGGTCGGTGACCGGGGAGTTCGAGCCCAAACTGCCGGTGCTGCCCGGCGGGCCCAGCGTCATGGAGATGGCGCACCAGAAGACGGTGCCCGCCGAGAGCCAGGTGCTCGGGCTGCTCGACCTCGTGCCGGAGCTGCGGGCCTGGTGTCCGGTCGAGGACATCGAGTCGATCGAGATCACCATGTCCGAGCGGGCGACCCGGCATGTCGCCGACCCGCCCAAGTACGACCCGCGGACCCGCGAGACCGCCGACCACAGCCTGCCGTACATGCTCGCCGTCGCCCTCGTGGACGGCGGGATCACCCTCGACTCGTACGTCCCGGAGCGGTTCCTCGACCCGGCGCTGCGTCCCGTCATGCGGAAGATCACGGTCAAGGCGAGCGACGAGTTCAGCCACATCAGGTCCCAGGTCGACGGGGTGACCAGGGCCCATCCGGTGCGCGCCGTGTTCCGTACCCGCTCGGGCGAGGAGCGCGTCGAGGAACTGCGCTACCACAAGGGCCACTTCCGCGATCCGATGACGCGGGAGGACATCGACGTCAAGTTCGACAAGACCTGCCTGGGCGTGGTCGGGGGCGCGCAGAAGGAACTCATCCGCACCGCGTGGTGGGACGTCGAGAACGCCGCGGACATCGGCGAACCCATCGCCCTGCTCGCCCACTTCGAGGAGTCGTAG
- a CDS encoding Zn-ribbon domain-containing OB-fold protein, whose protein sequence is MADSHTTPERESAPEPAPEPGLPPKPLPTVDEHNEPFWTGAAHGTLRMQRCLDCGHIRFPIQPLCPRCISGRLEWTDLSGRGEVFSKAVYRRAFHPAYRADVPYNLVIVQLAEGPRMFSNVVGEGHETAAVGDPLQVVFDRVADGIHIPRFRRLPAAD, encoded by the coding sequence ATGGCCGACTCGCACACCACCCCCGAACGCGAATCCGCGCCCGAGCCCGCGCCCGAGCCCGGACTTCCGCCGAAGCCGCTGCCCACCGTGGACGAGCACAACGAACCGTTCTGGACGGGCGCGGCACACGGCACCCTGCGGATGCAGCGCTGCCTGGACTGCGGTCACATCCGCTTCCCGATCCAGCCGCTCTGCCCGCGCTGCATCTCCGGGCGCCTGGAGTGGACGGACCTGTCGGGGCGCGGCGAGGTCTTCTCGAAGGCCGTCTACCGGCGCGCCTTCCACCCCGCCTACCGGGCGGACGTCCCCTACAACCTGGTCATCGTCCAACTGGCCGAAGGGCCACGGATGTTCAGCAATGTCGTCGGCGAGGGCCACGAGACGGCAGCCGTCGGGGACCCGCTCCAGGTCGTCTTCGACCGGGTCGCCGACGGGATCCACATCCCGCGCTTCCGACGGCTGCCGGCGGCCGACTGA